The segment GAACCCGGGCGGATTATGGATTCATGGAACCGGTTCTGAAAAAGATTCAAACCCATTCGGATCTTGAGATCGAAATTATTATTACTGGAATGCACCTGATGCAGGATTTTGGGTTCACCGGTGAAGAGATTACACAAAACTCATTCAGGGTTCATGAGATTGAAGCTGTGTTTGATAACACGCCAGAATCCGTCCTAAAATTTATGGCATCGTTCTTCCAAAAAACTCCTCACATTATTCGACAGATTAAACCGGATATTATTCTTGTTGCAGGAGACAGGGCAGAGATGCTTGCAGGTGCGATTATTGCCTCATATATGTCCATACCTCTCGCACATGTAAGCGGTGGCGACGTCACTTCGACAATTGATGAACATATCCGGCATTCAATTACAAAACTGGCACAGATTCATTTCCCATATACCCCCAAAAGTGCCGAACGGATTTTTAAGATGGGTGAAGATCGCTGGCGCATCCATATGGTAGGTTCTCCCGGTGTTTACCACATGCTCCATCAAGAGTTAGCAACAAAAAATGAGCTTGCAAAAAAATATAATTTGGATCTGAGCCGCCCATATATCCTCATGATCCAGCACCCGGTTACTCTTGAATCTGATGCAGCTTCCGAACAGATCCGGAAAACACTATCTGCTATTGCCGATCTTGACATCCAGACAATCTTGGTTTACCCAAATGCCGATGTCGGGGGATTGCAGATGATCAACGTAATTGAGGAATATGCTGCAAATCCAAATATCCGGACATTTAAATCAATCCCATCAAAGGATTTCTTCAGTCTTATGAAATATGCGGGGGCAATGG is part of the Methanoregula sp. genome and harbors:
- the neuC gene encoding UDP-N-acetylglucosamine 2-epimerase yields the protein MKRKILYISGTRADYGFMEPVLKKIQTHSDLEIEIIITGMHLMQDFGFTGEEITQNSFRVHEIEAVFDNTPESVLKFMASFFQKTPHIIRQIKPDIILVAGDRAEMLAGAIIASYMSIPLAHVSGGDVTSTIDEHIRHSITKLAQIHFPYTPKSAERIFKMGEDRWRIHMVGSPGVYHMLHQELATKNELAKKYNLDLSRPYILMIQHPVTLESDAASEQIRKTLSAIADLDIQTILVYPNADVGGLQMINVIEEYAANPNIRTFKSIPSKDFFSLMKYAGAMVGNSSSGIVEAPSYHLPVINIGSRQAGRERGKNVLDVGCDSQKILQAIKKALFDEKFRSLIQKSKNPYDNGDAALKIANVLASVVIDKRLLQKQLRY